In the genome of Candidatus Latescibacterota bacterium, the window AGGTAGAAGTAACGAATCCGACGACAAATATCCCTGGCCTTGGATACTGGATCAGAATGGCTTCCTTGAATACCGTCCTCTCATGCCGCAAAAAGACTTCGCTTGTCTGTTTTATAGCTGTGTACATCCTGTTGACAAGGGGGATCCGGGTGACAAAGCCCTCTGTCCATCTCAGGATCTTTCTGCCGATAAAATTACCTGCAAAGACACCAGCCACAAGAATGAGAATGGTAACTGCAATAAGTCCAAGTCCTGGGATATCGAGGAAAGAATATTTCTCTACGACGGGCCTGAGGATATTGTCCATCGACACAAAGATCTTGTACAGGATCCATCCTGTCAGGACAGTTGGCAGAAGGATCACCAGTCCTGTTAGAAATTTTCTTCTCAGCCAGCCCATTTCATATCTCCAGTCATAATTCCATCCATATTTCCCGAAGACCCTCTGTTACAGATATCAGAGTCTCGTTATTTTTCTTTCCCTGGAAGCCTTACTACTACTTCCGCGATCCTCTGGCCCTCCAGGCGGTCGATCCTGAACTCCATCCCCTCATATTCTATCTCTTCTCCTTCTTCGGGGACGCGGCCGAGAAGGTCAAAGATAAAACCTCCAAGAGTATCAACATCATCGGAAAGAAGAGAGATGTCCAGCAATTCATCGAGTTCGTCCAGATTGATCCGACCCTCGACAGAATATATATTCTCTCCCATCGCACGCACCAGAGGCCCTTCCTGGTCGTGCTCGTCTCTTATCTCCCCTACTATCTCCTCAAGGATGTCCTCAAGAGTAACTATTCCGGAAGTGCCTCCATATTCATCAACGACAATAGCGAGATGTTTTTTCATCATTTGAAATTCCCGAAGCAGTTCTTCGAGCTTCTTTCCTTCTGGAACAAAGAAAGGCTCCCTCACCAGGCGACGTATATCGTCACTCTCATCCTCGCATGAAGTATCGACCAGGTCCTTGACACAAAGAATTCCCAGTATCCTGTCGATACTCGTATCGTAGATGGGCACCCTTGAATGCCCTGCCTCGGATACCTGTTCCCGTATATCCTCGATATCGGCCTGAAAATCTATAGCGAAGACATCGATCCTTGGAACCATCACTTCCCTGACCTTCTTCTCCCCGAACTCTACGATACTTCTTACAAGCATGCTGCCGTTCTTCTCTATAAAGCCCTCGCTGCCCTCACCGCTACCTGGAAGCAGGAACAGTGGAAGAGCTATTTCGGCGGGAAGATCGGGAAAAGGAATTGATACGAGTTTCAACAGAAACACGCTCAAAGGCTTGAGAAGAAGGAAAAATGGAAACACCAGGTAGGAGACCAGGACCGCTACCATTCGCGGTTTCCTCGTAGCAAACCCCGCTCCAGCAATAAAAGAAACCGCGATAGCCAGCGCACTGAGCAACGCAGGAATAAATCCTGTTGTAATCCTGTTCGTACCACCGGGGTGCAGGAGACCACTGAACAGGCCGGGAAGATTGACGGTCGCCACTATTATCAGCAGAGCTTCAAGCAGAAATAGTACGAGCAGGAGATGAAGTCTTTCCCTGTGAAGGAGTCTGAGAATACGTCTTCCTCTTGACTCCCCGGGAAAAGCCTTCTCCTCATGCATCCTTGAAAGCACGGGAAAGGCGGTCATAGCACCAGCGATCACAATCTGTGCGGTGATAAAGATAAAAATTCTTGCAACCAGGATAGTAATGCTGTCCATCTATTCACTCCGGGGGGTCATTCGAACATTCTGTCGAGGGTCCGAACAGGAACCGCTCCATCAAGATGACGGCGCTCGGCTTTTTCCATTCTCCGGCTTTCCACCTCATTACCATGAACAAACCCTCGCAAATGGCATAGACCGTGAACTATCAGCCTGAGAAGCCACGAGTGCCGGGACACCCTTCTTTTCGCAGCTCCGGCAACAAGTCTGTTCCAGCAGAGATAGATTTCGCCGGCCGGACCGCCGGGAGAAAGAGTGCCTTCTTCATCAAGATAACTGAAAGTAAGTATCTCAGCTGCCCCTTTTCTTCCCTTGTAATTCCTGTTCAGCCAGGCCATCTTCCTTTCCCCTACCAGGATTATCTCTACAATCGTGTTCCGGGGAGCAAATCCCGAAGCCAGTCTGGCAATATCTTCAGAAGCCCTGTTAAACTCTGTTCTTCCTGTCACTCTGGGGCGGCTGCTTTGGATTGTCTTCATCTGATCTTTCCTTCGCTTCTTCTTCATCCTGCTTGGGATATGAGATACGTGGATGGAAAATGCCGGTGAGAAGCTGGATATATTTTTCCTTGATTATGGAGATATCGTTCAGTGTCAGGCCACTGTCGTCAAGTTCACCATCGTTCATCCTGGCCGCGAAGATCTTTGAGATCATCGCTCTGATACGTGGAGCATTGGGCTCCTTGAGCGACCTGACAGCAGCTTCACTTGAATCTGCCAGCATGATCAGAGCGGTCTCCTTCGACCTCGGCCTCGGGCCGGGATATCGGAAATCATCTATGTTCACGCTGTCGTGAGAATCATATTCCAGAGCCTTGTTATAAAAATAGGCCATTACCGTGGTCCCGTGATGCTCTCTTATTCCATCTATTACGATATCGGGCAGATTTTCGCTTTTAGCGAGTTCCACTCCCTCTTTCACATGGGAGGCCAGGATAAGGGCACTCATCGTGGGTGACAATTTTTCATGTTTGTTCAGGTTGTCGCCCTTGTTTTCGAAAAAATACTCCGGTTTGGCCAGCTTGCCGATGTCGTGATAATATGCCGATACGCGGGCAAGAAGTCCATTTGCCCTGATGTCATGCGCGGCCGCTTCTACCATGTTCCCGATCATCAGGGAATGCTGATAAGTACCGGGGACTTCCATTATCATTCTCTTGAGAAGTGGCCTGTTGAGGTCACTGAGTTCCATCAATGTAAAATTTGTCGTCACACTGAAAAGCGACTCGAATATCGGAAGTAGAAACATTATCAGGATAGTACAGACGAACCCATTCGCTATTCCCCAGATAGCATCCTTGAGAAATCCAGCGAATGTAATATTTTCAGCAAGTCCAAAACTCACGATTCCGATAATGTACGCTATCGAGATGTAGAGAAATATTGTGTAGAAGTTTTTCCGTTCCCTCAGCTGTGAGATCGATATTATAGCGGCCACTCCCGCAAGCACGGAGATGAAAACAAAGCCTGCGGACAGATCCGCATGGATGACCATCA includes:
- a CDS encoding hemolysin family protein translates to MDSITILVARIFIFITAQIVIAGAMTAFPVLSRMHEEKAFPGESRGRRILRLLHRERLHLLLVLFLLEALLIIVATVNLPGLFSGLLHPGGTNRITTGFIPALLSALAIAVSFIAGAGFATRKPRMVAVLVSYLVFPFFLLLKPLSVFLLKLVSIPFPDLPAEIALPLFLLPGSGEGSEGFIEKNGSMLVRSIVEFGEKKVREVMVPRIDVFAIDFQADIEDIREQVSEAGHSRVPIYDTSIDRILGILCVKDLVDTSCEDESDDIRRLVREPFFVPEGKKLEELLREFQMMKKHLAIVVDEYGGTSGIVTLEDILEEIVGEIRDEHDQEGPLVRAMGENIYSVEGRINLDELDELLDISLLSDDVDTLGGFIFDLLGRVPEEGEEIEYEGMEFRIDRLEGQRIAEVVVRLPGKEK
- a CDS encoding DUF502 domain-containing protein, whose translation is MGWLRRKFLTGLVILLPTVLTGWILYKIFVSMDNILRPVVEKYSFLDIPGLGLIAVTILILVAGVFAGNFIGRKILRWTEGFVTRIPLVNRMYTAIKQTSEVFLRHERTVFKEAILIQYPRPGIFVVGFVTSTWVTRIGDGPEKKYINVFMPTTPIPTSGLFLMIPEEEAIPLNVSVEDALKMVISGGAVIPPVIIDRDRTSSQGPPDPEKA
- the ybeY gene encoding rRNA maturation RNase YbeY, encoding MKTIQSSRPRVTGRTEFNRASEDIARLASGFAPRNTIVEIILVGERKMAWLNRNYKGRKGAAEILTFSYLDEEGTLSPGGPAGEIYLCWNRLVAGAAKRRVSRHSWLLRLIVHGLCHLRGFVHGNEVESRRMEKAERRHLDGAVPVRTLDRMFE